In a single window of the Melissococcus plutonius ATCC 35311 genome:
- a CDS encoding 2-hydroxyacid dehydrogenase, producing the protein MNYKKREYKKTFKIACYGVRPNEVPYFNQFNKYDYQLTFIEELLTHENITTAKNHDAVLLRGNCVADKENLEKLNDYGIRYVFTRTVGVNHIDLAVAENYHMHVARVPSYSPNAIAELSLTLAMMLLRHTAYATNRTAHKNFIVDETMFSKEVRNCTVGIIGTGRIGLTEAKLFSGLGAHVIGYDVYQSDAAKEVLTFKTQDKLLAESDIVSIHVPHIPGKNDQMINQTFLGKMKSDAILVNTARGELQDNEAILTALENNQLAGFGTDVFANEKDLFFKAFKIDQPLPDPIIQKLIDLYPRVLVTPHIGSNTDEALKNMITTSFDNFNDILTAGISKNEVKPA; encoded by the coding sequence ATAAATTATAAAAAGAGAGAATATAAAAAAACGTTTAAAATTGCTTGTTACGGTGTACGACCAAATGAAGTTCCCTATTTTAACCAATTCAATAAATATGATTATCAGTTAACCTTCATTGAAGAATTGTTAACTCATGAAAACATTACAACTGCTAAGAATCATGATGCTGTTTTATTAAGAGGAAATTGTGTAGCCGATAAAGAAAACCTAGAAAAACTTAATGATTATGGTATTCGCTATGTTTTCACTAGAACAGTTGGTGTAAATCATATTGACTTAGCCGTTGCTGAAAATTACCATATGCATGTCGCCCGGGTTCCTTCTTATTCACCTAATGCTATTGCTGAACTTTCTTTAACTCTAGCAATGATGCTTTTACGTCATACAGCTTATGCGACAAATCGTACAGCACATAAAAATTTTATTGTTGATGAAACAATGTTCAGTAAAGAAGTTCGTAATTGTACAGTTGGAATTATTGGAACAGGTAGAATTGGTTTAACGGAAGCAAAACTTTTTAGTGGATTAGGTGCTCACGTTATTGGTTATGACGTTTATCAATCGGATGCAGCTAAAGAAGTCCTTACCTTTAAAACACAAGATAAATTATTAGCTGAAAGTGATATTGTTAGTATTCATGTCCCTCACATCCCAGGTAAGAATGATCAAATGATTAACCAAACATTTTTAGGTAAAATGAAATCTGATGCAATTCTCGTTAATACAGCACGGGGAGAATTACAAGATAATGAAGCAATTTTAACTGCTTTAGAAAATAATCAGTTAGCTGGATTTGGTACAGATGTTTTTGCAAATGAAAAAGATTTATTCTTTAAGGCATTTAAAATTGATCAGCCTCTTCCAGATCCCATTATCCAAAAATTAATCGATTTATACCCACGTGTGTTAGTAACTCCACATATTGGTTCAAATACAGATGAAGCATTGAAAAATATGATTACTACCAGTTTCGATAATTTTAATGATATTTTAACAGCTGGTATTAGTAAAAATGAAGTGAAACCTGCTTAA
- a CDS encoding AEC family transporter, producing MNLLDILRKTFTNMDIISAITSTVSIILIGFYCRKKGIFSDQVGKVLSKVVLTVALPALAFKAFMQDINPELLKQGVNVLIWGLLIYVILIFATIPLFIRYKGDKQDTLRVLTIFGSTTFFGTPIVSTIYGPVGVMYSSIFNIGYRIFLYSYGYIKMSGLKMELKNLKSMFLNPIIIATFLGLLIWIFQGYLPQVSAVNLEGKVQQVAFLRVDLTAPWLFKPLSYLADLASPLAWLSIGATFVEVSIKKAATDKTSWYYSFAKVILVPAINVVLLTILTATHILPVSFDALATIVIMMATPAATVAAAYAISFDKEAVLASNASLLSTLSAVIMTPIWIIILEVIKNTGIFS from the coding sequence ATGAATCTTCTAGATATTTTAAGGAAAACATTTACTAATATGGATATTATTAGTGCCATTACATCTACTGTTTCTATTATTTTAATCGGTTTTTATTGTCGTAAAAAAGGAATATTTTCTGATCAGGTCGGTAAAGTTCTTTCAAAAGTCGTTTTAACTGTTGCTTTACCTGCATTAGCTTTTAAAGCATTCATGCAAGATATTAATCCCGAGCTACTAAAACAAGGCGTGAATGTATTAATTTGGGGATTGCTTATTTATGTCATTCTAATTTTTGCTACCATCCCTTTATTTATTCGTTATAAGGGAGATAAGCAAGATACATTGCGGGTATTGACAATTTTTGGGTCTACTACCTTCTTTGGTACACCAATTGTTAGTACTATTTATGGTCCTGTAGGTGTTATGTATAGTTCCATCTTTAATATTGGCTATCGAATCTTTCTATATTCCTATGGTTATATTAAGATGAGTGGCTTAAAAATGGAATTGAAAAATCTTAAATCTATGTTTTTAAATCCCATTATTATCGCTACTTTCCTTGGTTTACTCATTTGGATATTTCAAGGATATCTGCCTCAAGTCAGTGCAGTTAATCTTGAAGGAAAAGTACAACAAGTGGCCTTTTTGCGTGTTGATTTAACTGCGCCCTGGTTGTTTAAACCATTGAGCTACCTAGCAGATCTCGCTTCACCTCTCGCTTGGTTATCTATTGGTGCTACCTTTGTAGAAGTTAGTATTAAAAAAGCTGCTACAGACAAGACTTCTTGGTATTATAGTTTTGCAAAAGTAATTCTTGTTCCTGCAATTAATGTTGTTCTACTAACCATTTTAACAGCCACACATATTTTGCCTGTTAGTTTTGACGCACTTGCAACAATTGTGATCATGATGGCAACGCCAGCTGCAACGGTAGCTGCTGCCTATGCAATCAGCTTTGATAAAGAAGCGGTACTCGCCTCAAATGCTTCTCTACTCTCTACGTTGAGTGCTGTTATTATGACACCAATCTGGATTATTATTTTAGAAGTTATTAAGAATACTGGTATATTTTCATAA
- a CDS encoding glucose 1-dehydrogenase has protein sequence MYKDLEGKVAVITGSSKGIGQSIAKRLVQEKMAVVLNYHSDEIDTEETVKEIIAHGGKAVGVKADVSTEAGVQLLLDTAQESFHRMDVWINNAGMEKQQATHQVSLEEWEKVIKLNLNGTFLGTKMALNFFLKNKIQGNILNISSVHEKIPWPTFASYTASKGGIKLFTQTTAMEYANRGIRINGIAPGAIKTAMNKNKLDNSNERETLLDMIPLKKIGDPEDIAAASSWLISDEAKYVTGITLFVDGGMSLYPAFQNGKG, from the coding sequence ATGTATAAAGATTTGGAAGGAAAAGTAGCAGTTATTACTGGTAGTTCGAAAGGAATTGGTCAATCTATTGCTAAACGTTTGGTACAAGAAAAAATGGCTGTCGTTCTTAATTACCATTCAGATGAGATAGACACAGAAGAAACTGTCAAAGAAATTATTGCTCATGGAGGTAAAGCTGTTGGAGTAAAGGCAGATGTTAGCACAGAAGCAGGCGTTCAGTTATTATTAGATACGGCACAAGAGTCTTTTCATAGAATGGATGTTTGGATAAATAATGCAGGCATGGAAAAACAACAGGCAACACATCAAGTTAGCTTAGAAGAGTGGGAAAAAGTAATTAAATTGAATTTAAATGGTACATTTTTAGGCACAAAGATGGCATTAAATTTCTTTTTAAAAAATAAAATTCAGGGAAATATTTTAAACATATCTTCCGTTCATGAAAAAATTCCATGGCCAACTTTTGCAAGTTACACAGCAAGTAAGGGAGGAATTAAACTTTTTACACAAACAACAGCCATGGAATATGCAAATCGAGGAATTCGTATTAACGGCATTGCTCCTGGTGCAATTAAAACAGCTATGAATAAAAATAAGTTGGATAATTCAAACGAAAGAGAGACGTTACTTGATATGATTCCCTTAAAAAAAATAGGTGATCCAGAAGATATTGCAGCAGCTTCTTCCTGGTTAATCTCTGATGAAGCAAAGTATGTAACTGGAATTACCTTGTTCGTCGATGGTGGAATGAGTTTATATCCAGCCTTTCAAAATGGCAAAGGTTGA
- the ezrA gene encoding septation ring formation regulator EzrA, whose protein sequence is MKNKLIVIVVIAIIIIAAALYLVGYFMRKKNQSKLNELEQRKEALFDLPIFDEIDEIKKMHLVGQSQNTFREWNQRWADLSTRSFAELESQIYEVENLNETFRFMKASNAVTEANQTMHNMESEVEIIRNGLKELRDSEERNSLEVQKALDIYEELNKLLQNEKENFGNAYSELQKQLKNVEIEFTQFVTLNTSGDPVEAREILEKAEQHTYELDSLMKRIPPLHEELDHTFKDQLKEIGEGYKKLLADHYVFPNQNMESKIKHVQKRVENSLGDLEKTEVDAVEVANRDTANEIDALYEIMEKEINAKKYVLTNVKTIGNYIAHVWNNNRQLTVELDHTSQSYTLNHNEVGRSRGFQTEIEELNRRYETIEPRLKEHTIPYSEVQSFLKNCYKILEDIENQQLEIDDSLKDLHKGEKEAQRKVDEYDFKLRTLKRYVEKQRLPGLSADYLEFFYVVTDHIEGLSKSLNKIRLNMDEINKQCKLCEEDLELLEKKTQDLINAAALTEQMMQYANRYRHMHENIQRAMERSLQLFSEEYRYQDALDEIGTALEHVEPGTFRRIESLYFKNLDNTEVIAV, encoded by the coding sequence ATGAAGAACAAACTAATTGTCATTGTAGTTATTGCTATTATTATTATTGCTGCAGCTTTATACTTAGTTGGCTATTTCATGCGTAAGAAGAACCAAAGCAAACTCAATGAATTGGAGCAGAGAAAAGAAGCATTATTTGATTTACCTATATTTGATGAAATTGACGAAATAAAAAAAATGCACTTAGTTGGACAAAGTCAAAATACATTTCGTGAATGGAATCAGCGTTGGGCTGATCTTTCTACTCGTTCCTTTGCAGAATTAGAAAGCCAGATTTATGAAGTTGAAAATCTTAATGAGACCTTCCGTTTTATGAAAGCTAGTAATGCAGTAACAGAAGCCAATCAAACCATGCATAATATGGAAAGTGAAGTTGAAATCATTCGTAATGGATTAAAAGAGCTACGTGATAGTGAAGAACGTAATTCGCTTGAAGTCCAAAAGGCATTAGATATTTACGAAGAGCTAAATAAGCTATTACAAAATGAGAAAGAAAACTTTGGAAATGCTTATTCTGAACTGCAAAAACAATTGAAAAATGTTGAAATCGAATTTACCCAATTTGTGACTTTAAACACTTCTGGCGATCCAGTAGAAGCTCGTGAAATATTAGAAAAAGCAGAGCAGCATACGTATGAGTTAGACAGTTTAATGAAACGGATCCCTCCCTTACATGAAGAACTTGACCATACTTTTAAAGATCAATTAAAGGAAATTGGTGAGGGATATAAAAAACTGTTGGCGGATCATTATGTTTTTCCTAATCAAAATATGGAAAGTAAAATTAAACATGTTCAAAAACGTGTTGAAAATTCTTTAGGTGATTTGGAAAAAACCGAGGTTGATGCAGTAGAAGTTGCCAATCGAGATACAGCCAACGAAATTGATGCATTGTATGAAATCATGGAAAAAGAAATCAATGCAAAAAAATACGTACTAACAAATGTAAAAACGATTGGGAATTATATTGCTCATGTATGGAACAATAATCGTCAATTAACGGTTGAGTTAGATCATACTTCACAAAGCTACACACTAAATCACAATGAAGTAGGACGCTCAAGAGGATTTCAAACTGAAATTGAAGAATTGAATCGTCGGTATGAAACAATTGAGCCAAGATTAAAAGAACATACAATTCCCTATTCTGAAGTTCAAAGTTTCTTGAAAAATTGCTATAAAATATTGGAAGATATTGAAAATCAACAATTAGAAATAGACGATTCATTAAAAGATCTTCACAAAGGTGAGAAAGAAGCACAAAGAAAAGTAGATGAATATGATTTCAAACTACGCACATTAAAACGGTATGTTGAAAAACAACGATTGCCTGGATTATCAGCAGACTATTTGGAATTCTTTTATGTTGTCACAGATCATATTGAAGGATTGAGTAAGTCTTTGAATAAGATACGTCTTAACATGGATGAAATTAACAAGCAATGTAAACTGTGTGAGGAAGATTTAGAATTATTAGAAAAGAAAACACAAGATTTAATTAATGCTGCAGCATTGACAGAACAAATGATGCAATATGCGAACCGTTATCGACATATGCATGAAAATATTCAACGAGCAATGGAAAGAAGTTTACAACTATTTTCTGAAGAATATCGTTATCAAGATGCATTGGATGAAATTGGAACAGCATTAGAGCATGTTGAACCAGGTACATTCAGAAGAATAGAAAGTTTATATTTTAAGAATTTAGACAATACAGAAGTAATTGCTGTTTAA
- a CDS encoding cysteine desulfurase family protein, producing MIYFDNSATTSIYPEVLDTYIKTSKQIMGNPSSLHSLGSQANRLLEQSRKQISELLSVQSQEIYFTSGGTEGNNWVLKGTAIEKQVFGKHIIISAIEHPAIAETAHQLKQLGFEISYAPVDKNGRVIVEQLAELIRKDTILVSIMAVNNEVGSIQPIQEISELLNDFPTVHFHVDAVQAIGKLPKELWLTPRVDFATISAHKFHGPRGIGFIYWKNGRKLAPLLNGGGQEKNQRSGTENLPAIVAMAKALRLYMAKIERQPNHMTTLKNYFVDALEEYNKVTIFSKKGNLFIPNILCFALKGVRGEAFVHALEEKQIYVSTTSACSSKKKIISSTLSAMKFPNDLATSAIRVSLDEDNTMAEIEQFMIIFHQLYKKFSKINS from the coding sequence ATGATATACTTTGATAATAGTGCGACAACTTCGATTTATCCAGAAGTTTTAGATACTTACATAAAAACGAGCAAACAAATTATGGGGAATCCATCTAGTTTACATAGCTTAGGTAGTCAGGCAAATCGCCTATTAGAACAGTCTAGAAAGCAAATTAGTGAATTATTATCTGTACAATCACAAGAAATATACTTCACTAGTGGAGGAACAGAAGGAAATAACTGGGTACTTAAGGGAACAGCAATTGAAAAACAGGTATTTGGCAAACATATTATCATCTCAGCGATTGAACATCCAGCCATTGCTGAAACTGCACATCAGTTAAAACAATTAGGTTTTGAAATCTCCTATGCACCAGTAGATAAAAATGGTCGGGTAATTGTAGAACAGTTAGCCGAATTGATTAGAAAAGATACCATCTTAGTTTCTATTATGGCTGTTAACAATGAAGTAGGAAGTATACAACCAATTCAAGAAATTAGTGAATTATTAAACGATTTTCCAACCGTGCATTTTCATGTAGATGCCGTGCAAGCAATTGGTAAACTACCTAAGGAACTATGGCTAACACCTAGGGTAGATTTTGCAACAATTTCTGCTCATAAATTCCACGGACCTAGAGGAATTGGCTTCATTTATTGGAAAAATGGTCGAAAGTTAGCACCATTATTAAATGGTGGCGGTCAGGAAAAAAATCAACGTAGTGGAACAGAGAATCTACCAGCTATTGTGGCTATGGCTAAAGCGTTACGTCTTTATATGGCTAAAATTGAGAGACAACCGAATCATATGACAACATTGAAAAATTATTTTGTAGATGCACTTGAAGAATACAATAAAGTGACTATTTTTTCCAAAAAGGGAAACTTGTTTATTCCAAATATTTTATGTTTTGCTTTAAAGGGTGTACGCGGTGAGGCCTTTGTTCATGCATTAGAAGAAAAACAAATTTATGTTTCTACTACTAGTGCTTGTTCAAGTAAAAAGAAGATAATTAGCAGTACTTTGTCTGCAATGAAATTTCCAAATGATTTAGCAACCTCTGCTATTCGGGTTAGTTTAGATGAAGATAACACAATGGCAGAAATTGAACAATTTATGATTATTTTTCATCAACTATATAAAAAATTTTCTAAGATCAATAGTTAG
- the thiI gene encoding tRNA uracil 4-sulfurtransferase ThiI has product MEYTEIMVRYGELSTKGKNRKTFIMQLAQNVKRTLSDFPAVRIHADRDRMHLLLNGEDSQQILPKLTKVFGIQNFSPSIRVEKELEILKETVKQIIKEIYTSGKTFKISSRRADHQFAVDSNELNQLLGDVVIETIPNIQVQMKNPDINIRVEIRQDSAYISYETIKGAGGLPVGTSGRGMLMLSGGIDSPVAGYLSMKRGVEIEAVHFSSPPYTSEEALEKAKNLAGKLAPYGGSIQFIEVPFTEIQEEIKRIVPQGYLMTITRRLMLRLTEMICTLRNGLVIINGESLGQVASQTLHSMVAINDVTTTPIIRPVVSMDKNEIIEIAEEIDTFELAIQPFEDCCTIFAPPQPKTRPKIEKAREYEARLDIDGLMARAIAGIRINEIPEEISNKENDEFVDFL; this is encoded by the coding sequence ATGGAATATACTGAAATTATGGTTCGTTATGGAGAATTATCTACTAAGGGAAAAAACAGAAAAACATTTATCATGCAATTAGCACAAAATGTAAAACGGACATTAAGTGATTTTCCAGCAGTAAGAATTCATGCGGATAGAGATAGAATGCATCTATTGTTAAATGGTGAAGATAGTCAACAAATTTTACCTAAATTAACCAAAGTATTTGGTATCCAAAATTTTTCTCCAAGTATTCGGGTAGAAAAAGAGTTAGAAATTCTAAAAGAAACGGTAAAACAAATTATCAAAGAAATTTATACTTCTGGAAAAACGTTTAAAATTTCCTCTAGACGAGCAGATCACCAATTTGCAGTTGATTCAAATGAATTAAATCAACTATTGGGGGATGTAGTAATAGAAACTATACCGAATATACAGGTACAAATGAAAAATCCGGATATTAATATTCGAGTGGAAATACGTCAAGATAGTGCTTATATTTCTTATGAAACAATTAAAGGGGCTGGTGGATTACCTGTTGGAACTAGCGGACGGGGAATGTTAATGTTATCTGGTGGTATCGATTCTCCAGTTGCTGGTTACCTATCTATGAAACGTGGTGTAGAAATTGAGGCCGTTCATTTTTCCAGTCCACCTTATACAAGTGAAGAAGCATTAGAGAAAGCTAAAAATCTTGCTGGTAAGTTGGCTCCTTATGGAGGTAGTATTCAGTTTATTGAAGTACCTTTTACTGAAATTCAGGAGGAAATCAAACGAATAGTTCCACAAGGATATCTTATGACGATCACTAGGCGATTGATGTTACGTTTAACAGAAATGATTTGCACATTGCGAAATGGATTAGTTATTATAAATGGTGAATCTTTAGGTCAAGTTGCTTCACAAACATTACATAGCATGGTAGCCATCAATGATGTAACCACTACACCGATCATCCGTCCGGTTGTCTCAATGGATAAAAATGAAATTATTGAAATAGCAGAAGAAATAGATACATTTGAGTTGGCTATTCAACCATTTGAAGACTGTTGCACTATTTTTGCTCCACCCCAACCTAAAACACGTCCAAAAATTGAAAAAGCTCGTGAATATGAAGCGCGTTTAGATATTGATGGATTAATGGCACGTGCAATTGCAGGAATTAGAATCAACGAGATACCAGAAGAAATAAGCAACAAAGAAAATGATGAATTCGTAGATTTTTTATAA
- a CDS encoding redox-sensing transcriptional repressor Rex, with translation MKQQVAKKKVPKATAKRFPIYLRYLKMLDGTGIKRIKSKEFSQITQIPSASIRRDFSYLGELGRSGYGYDVPDLIEVFNNILNTKQEKRIALIGCGNLGKALIQNNFRRNDNLTIVCAFDNNIESIGMQIDHILIQPMEELYATVKEKEITVAISTVPSQFAQNAIDHIVETGITAILNFAPDRVIVPNQVTVQYIDLTTELQTLIYFDNYFTLDD, from the coding sequence ATGAAGCAACAAGTTGCAAAAAAGAAAGTGCCAAAAGCAACAGCTAAACGCTTTCCAATATACCTTCGTTATTTAAAAATGCTCGATGGTACTGGTATTAAACGGATAAAATCTAAAGAATTTAGTCAGATAACACAAATCCCATCTGCTTCTATTCGAAGAGATTTTTCATATCTAGGTGAATTAGGACGTAGTGGGTATGGCTATGATGTACCTGATCTTATAGAAGTTTTTAATAACATTTTGAACACAAAACAGGAAAAACGCATTGCTTTAATTGGCTGTGGGAATCTTGGAAAAGCATTGATACAAAATAATTTTCGTCGCAATGATAATTTAACAATTGTTTGTGCATTTGATAATAATATTGAATCCATTGGTATGCAAATTGATCATATTTTGATTCAGCCAATGGAGGAACTTTATGCTACTGTAAAAGAAAAAGAAATAACAGTGGCTATTTCTACTGTGCCTAGTCAATTTGCGCAAAATGCCATTGATCATATTGTAGAGACGGGAATTACGGCTATCTTAAACTTTGCACCTGATCGAGTGATCGTTCCAAATCAGGTGACTGTTCAATATATTGATTTAACAACAGAATTGCAAACGCTTATATATTTTGATAATTACTTTACTTTGGATGATTGA
- a CDS encoding valine--tRNA ligase, with amino-acid sequence MTEKPNLPTKYQPNSIEKGRYKKWLEQDVFKPNGDKKAKPYSIVIPPPNVTGKLHLGHAWDTTLQDVIIRQKRMQGYDTLWLPGMDHAGIATQAKVEEKLATQGISRYDLGRKNFIEKVWQWKDEYAEQIHEQWAKLGLSLDYRRERFTLDEGLSQAVRKVFVDLYEKGLIYRGEYIINWDPKACTALSDIEVIHKDVEGAFYHIRYPLVDGEGNDAVEIATTRPETMLGDVAIAVHPEDKRYQTLIGKKVILPLLNKEIPIIADEYVDREFGTGIVKITPAHDPNDFEVGNRHGLPRINVMNADGTMNELAGDYQGMDRFKARKAIVADLKEQGYLIEIETMTHSVGHSERTDVIVEPRLSTQWFVKMAPLAKQAIENQATGDAVAFYPPRFNQTFLRWMENIHDWVISRQLWWGHQIPAWYHKETGEMYVGMEAPKDNENWIQDEDVLDTWFSSALWPFSTLGWPDTNSEDYQRYFPTNTLVTGYDILPFWVSRMIFQSLEFTGKRPFENALIHGLIRDEKGRKMSKSLGNGIDPMEVIESYGADALRWFLCTGSSPGQDTRFSYEKMDAAWNFINKIWNASRFVIMNIEEETSFTDIDLSGQKTMADQWILTRLNETIERVTTLSDQFEFGEVDRQLYNFIWDDYCDWYIEMSKEVLYGNEEETKKTTKNILIYTLDQILRLLHPIMPFVTEEIWLTIPHQGESLVLASYPVIKKELMNKTAKEGMEILKEVIRSVRNIRSEVNTPLSKPITLLIKTTETTVNRFLVENKTYLERFCNPEELVISSDIIPPELAMSTVVTGCEIYLPLANLINVSEEITRLEKELAKWTKEVQRVQGKLANEKFVENAPKAVIDTERAKEKDYLEKERSVTERIQQLKTIQ; translated from the coding sequence ATGACAGAAAAGCCAAACCTACCAACAAAATACCAACCGAATAGCATAGAAAAAGGACGTTATAAAAAATGGTTGGAACAAGATGTTTTTAAACCAAATGGTGATAAAAAAGCTAAACCTTATTCAATTGTTATTCCTCCTCCTAACGTAACGGGAAAATTGCATTTGGGACATGCTTGGGATACTACCTTGCAAGATGTAATTATTCGTCAAAAAAGAATGCAAGGTTATGACACTTTATGGTTACCTGGCATGGACCACGCAGGCATTGCAACTCAGGCAAAGGTGGAAGAAAAATTAGCAACACAGGGAATTTCACGTTATGATTTAGGAAGGAAAAACTTTATTGAAAAAGTTTGGCAGTGGAAAGACGAATACGCAGAACAAATTCATGAACAGTGGGCAAAATTAGGTCTTTCGCTTGATTATAGGCGCGAAAGATTTACCTTGGATGAAGGTCTTTCTCAAGCTGTTCGTAAGGTATTTGTTGATTTATATGAAAAAGGATTAATTTATCGAGGCGAGTACATTATTAATTGGGATCCAAAAGCATGTACTGCTTTATCGGACATTGAAGTTATTCATAAAGATGTTGAAGGAGCCTTCTATCACATTCGCTATCCACTGGTAGATGGCGAGGGCAATGATGCGGTTGAGATTGCTACAACCCGTCCAGAAACAATGCTGGGAGACGTAGCTATTGCTGTTCATCCTGAGGATAAAAGATATCAAACCTTGATTGGTAAAAAGGTAATTCTTCCTTTATTAAATAAAGAGATACCTATTATTGCTGATGAGTATGTGGATAGGGAATTCGGAACAGGTATAGTTAAAATTACACCTGCACATGATCCAAATGATTTTGAAGTGGGTAATCGCCATGGATTACCTCGTATTAATGTTATGAATGCAGATGGTACTATGAATGAACTAGCTGGCGATTATCAAGGAATGGATCGTTTTAAAGCAAGGAAAGCAATTGTTGCTGATTTAAAAGAGCAAGGATACTTAATTGAAATTGAGACAATGACACATAGTGTAGGACATTCAGAACGTACAGATGTGATTGTTGAACCACGTCTGTCTACACAATGGTTTGTCAAAATGGCTCCCTTGGCAAAACAGGCAATTGAAAATCAAGCGACAGGAGATGCCGTAGCCTTTTATCCACCACGATTTAATCAAACTTTTTTACGATGGATGGAAAATATTCATGATTGGGTTATTTCTCGTCAATTATGGTGGGGACATCAGATTCCTGCATGGTATCATAAAGAAACCGGTGAAATGTATGTAGGCATGGAAGCACCGAAAGATAATGAAAATTGGATACAAGATGAAGATGTATTGGATACTTGGTTTAGCTCTGCTTTATGGCCATTCTCGACATTAGGATGGCCGGATACAAATAGCGAAGATTATCAACGATATTTTCCTACAAATACATTGGTTACTGGTTATGATATCCTACCATTTTGGGTAAGTAGAATGATTTTTCAAAGTTTGGAATTTACAGGTAAACGTCCATTTGAAAATGCTCTGATTCATGGATTGATTCGAGATGAAAAAGGCAGAAAAATGAGTAAATCTCTAGGAAATGGCATTGATCCAATGGAGGTAATCGAGAGTTATGGTGCAGATGCTTTACGTTGGTTTTTATGTACTGGATCTTCACCTGGTCAAGATACACGTTTTAGTTATGAAAAAATGGATGCTGCTTGGAATTTTATTAATAAAATATGGAATGCTAGTCGTTTTGTTATTATGAATATAGAAGAAGAGACGAGTTTTACAGATATTGATCTTAGTGGTCAAAAAACAATGGCAGATCAATGGATTTTGACACGTTTAAATGAAACGATTGAACGAGTAACCACTTTGTCTGATCAATTTGAATTTGGTGAAGTTGACCGTCAATTATATAATTTTATTTGGGATGATTATTGTGATTGGTACATTGAAATGAGTAAAGAAGTTCTCTATGGGAATGAAGAAGAAACAAAGAAAACAACAAAGAATATTTTAATCTATACATTGGATCAAATTTTACGACTATTACATCCAATCATGCCATTTGTGACTGAAGAAATTTGGTTAACGATTCCTCATCAAGGCGAATCATTAGTTCTTGCTTCATATCCGGTTATTAAGAAAGAATTAATGAACAAAACGGCCAAAGAGGGAATGGAAATTTTAAAAGAAGTGATCCGTTCAGTAAGAAATATTCGATCAGAAGTGAATACACCTCTATCTAAACCAATTACCTTATTAATTAAAACAACAGAAACAACAGTTAATAGGTTCCTAGTTGAAAATAAAACCTATCTTGAACGTTTCTGTAATCCAGAAGAGCTAGTCATTAGTAGTGATATCATTCCGCCAGAACTTGCAATGTCTACTGTAGTTACTGGTTGTGAAATCTACTTACCTTTAGCTAATTTGATTAATGTTTCAGAAGAAATTACACGTTTAGAAAAAGAACTAGCAAAATGGACAAAAGAAGTGCAACGTGTCCAAGGAAAATTAGCAAACGAAAAATTTGTTGAAAATGCACCAAAGGCAGTAATTGATACAGAAAGAGCTAAAGAAAAGGATTATCTAGAAAAAGAAAGAAGTGTTACTGAAAGGATTCAGCAATTAAAAACTATTCAGTAA